The Candidatus Limnocylindrales bacterium DNA window GACGTTCTTCTTACGATGCACCGCGTGCGACACACCTTCGAGCCCGGACGTTCCTTCGAGCCGTGGTTCTATGCGATCGCGCGCAGCCGCTTCATCGATCATCTCCGCCGGCGCCGCCGGCGCGGCGACCTCGAAGTCGGCGACGATGCGGTCGCGGAAATCGTCGCCGAAGAGCCGAGCGCCGGCTGGGGACAATTCCTCGAGCTGCTCGAACGTCTGCCGGAATCGCAGCGCGAAGCATTCTCGATGCTGAAGATCGAAGGCCTGTCGGTCGAAGAGGCGGCCGAACGCGCCGGCGTCAGCATTTCCGCACTCAAGGTCCGCGCACATCGCGCTTATGGCGTGCTGCGGCGCGGCCTGCTCGGGAGCGAAGAATGAGCGATCCGCGCACATCGACTTCCGGCGATCTCGTCGGCCGGCTGGTTGCCGATCTCGCTCCGGTGCGCCCGGTCCGGTCCGGGCGCATGGTCGCTATAGCGGTCGCGCTCGAGATTGCCGTCGTGCTCGTCGTGGCCTGGCTGTTCGGGTTCCACATGGCGCGGCCGGAGCGCATCTTCGATCCGGCGTTTGCCGGGCTGCTCGGCGCGCTTGCTGCCGGCGCTGTGGCGAGTGCGCGCACGATGACGATGCTTTCGGTGCCGGGCCGGCCTGTCTCCCGTGCGCTTCGCGCATTCGTGCTCGCGCTTCCGCCCGTGCTCGCGGTCGCGATGATCGTATTCTCGCCATGGGGTGGGTCGTTCCACGGATTTGCAGCGGTGGTCGTCGAAGGGTTCGGCTGCACGAAGAACACGCTGCTCGTCGCGACGCCTGCGTGGCTTGCCGGTCTTCTGTTCCTGCGGCGGCTTGCGCCGCTCGACCCGCTGCGTGTCGGGCTCTTCAGCGCGTGCGCGGCGCTGCTCGCCGC harbors:
- a CDS encoding sigma-70 family RNA polymerase sigma factor — protein: MGADLAALMLAAQAGDQDSYRVLLEELQPVLRSYVKRRIRDEEAANDICQDVLLTMHRVRHTFEPGRSFEPWFYAIARSRFIDHLRRRRRRGDLEVGDDAVAEIVAEEPSAGWGQFLELLERLPESQREAFSMLKIEGLSVEEAAERAGVSISALKVRAHRAYGVLRRGLLGSEE
- a CDS encoding NrsF family protein; this translates as MSDPRTSTSGDLVGRLVADLAPVRPVRSGRMVAIAVALEIAVVLVVAWLFGFHMARPERIFDPAFAGLLGALAAGAVASARTMTMLSVPGRPVSRALRAFVLALPPVLAVAMIVFSPWGGSFHGFAAVVVEGFGCTKNTLLVATPAWLAGLLFLRRLAPLDPLRVGLFSACAALLAAAVVVQMACPSCDSWHLAISHYVPLLVAAWVAAMLSPVVLSLRAPESRS